The following are encoded in a window of Lactobacillus panisapium genomic DNA:
- a CDS encoding dicarboxylate/amino acid:cation symporter yields MKKVKISMVNQILIAVILGIIFAFVLPNVSVHLKIIGDIFLKLMQMSIPLLVLGQIIQAVGSIKPDELSNLGIKTIITFLSSSLLAAAFGVIIGVLFKPGIGIQLTKATGKVIKFKSISLNNTVLNFFTSNIFASLTKGTIIQIIVFAIFFGIGLSRFMVKRPQSKLLSLIIDFNDVVIQLVTCVMFFAPIGIFALIASTISNLGIKIIIPLIKYLLSYGFATFAYLLIWIAVISLFLKVNPIKLITNMSEMSIMALATTSSAITLPIEMKEAKNSLGLKDRITNLVLPLGMSLNSNGSAMHMAITVITIAQLYNINFSFDKILYLIIMSTFVSLANAVVPGAGLVSLAIIVPQMGLPIESIAIFAGVEWFVGMLRTILNVNSDVYSALIVGKSVNAIDYEVFNK; encoded by the coding sequence ATGAAAAAAGTCAAGATATCAATGGTTAATCAGATTTTGATAGCAGTTATTCTAGGCATAATTTTTGCTTTTGTGTTGCCGAATGTTTCGGTACATTTAAAAATAATCGGTGATATTTTTTTGAAACTAATGCAAATGTCAATTCCGCTTTTAGTGCTGGGACAAATTATTCAAGCAGTTGGAAGTATTAAACCTGATGAATTAAGTAACTTGGGAATAAAAACCATTATTACTTTTTTAAGCTCCTCATTGTTAGCAGCTGCTTTTGGAGTAATAATTGGGGTGCTTTTTAAACCCGGAATTGGAATCCAGTTAACTAAAGCTACTGGTAAAGTAATTAAATTTAAATCTATTTCATTAAATAATACTGTTTTGAATTTCTTCACTAGCAACATTTTTGCATCTTTAACTAAAGGAACGATTATTCAGATTATTGTTTTTGCAATATTTTTTGGAATTGGATTGAGCAGATTTATGGTAAAAAGGCCACAATCAAAATTGCTTAGTTTAATAATTGATTTCAATGATGTCGTTATTCAGTTGGTAACTTGTGTGATGTTCTTTGCTCCAATCGGTATTTTTGCTTTAATTGCTTCCACAATTAGTAATTTGGGTATAAAAATTATTATTCCATTGATAAAGTATTTGCTTTCATATGGATTTGCAACGTTTGCTTATCTATTGATTTGGATAGCTGTTATCTCCTTATTCCTTAAAGTAAATCCAATTAAGCTAATTACTAATATGTCTGAAATGTCCATTATGGCATTAGCCACCACTTCTTCGGCAATTACCTTACCAATTGAGATGAAGGAAGCCAAAAATAGTTTAGGGCTAAAGGATCGAATTACTAACTTAGTGTTGCCATTGGGGATGTCACTCAATTCAAATGGGTCTGCAATGCATATGGCTATAACTGTGATTACAATTGCTCAATTGTATAATATTAACTTTTCTTTTGATAAAATTCTTTATCTCATCATAATGTCGACATTTGTGTCTTTGGCTAATGCTGTTGTACCTGGAGCTGGATTAGTTTCTTTAGCGATAATAGTTCCTCAGATGGGTTTGCCGATTGAGAGCATTGCCATTTTTGCAGGTGTTGAATGGTTTGTTGGAATGCTCAGAACAATTCTTAACGTTAATTCTGATGTCTATTCTGCGCTAATTGTTGGAAAATCAGTTAATGCGATTGATTATGAAGTATTCAATAAGTAA
- a CDS encoding amino acid ABC transporter ATP-binding protein, with protein MTETNETILSLKHIQKAFGEHQVLRDISLDINKGEIATIIGPSGGGKSTTLRCINLLEEPTAGEVIFHGENVLEPNYNRNIYRAKVGMVFQQFDLFENKNVLANCMVGQELVLKHSKEEARQVALANLKKVGMEQYINARPSQLSGGQQQRVAIARAISMDPEILLFDEPTSALDPEMVGEVLSVMQNLATTGLTMIIVTHEMAFARDISDQIFFISDGVIAEQGNPDQLFNHPQNEKTAKFLSNFQNN; from the coding sequence ATGACTGAAACAAATGAAACTATTTTAAGCTTAAAGCACATTCAAAAAGCTTTTGGTGAACATCAAGTTCTGCGTGACATCTCTCTTGATATTAATAAAGGCGAAATTGCTACGATTATTGGACCTTCTGGTGGTGGTAAATCGACTACTTTACGGTGTATCAATTTACTAGAAGAACCAACCGCTGGCGAAGTTATTTTTCACGGTGAAAATGTCTTAGAGCCAAACTATAATCGGAATATTTACCGGGCCAAGGTCGGCATGGTCTTTCAACAATTCGATTTATTCGAAAATAAAAATGTGCTGGCTAACTGCATGGTCGGCCAAGAACTTGTTTTGAAGCATTCAAAAGAAGAGGCTCGCCAAGTTGCCCTCGCAAACCTTAAAAAAGTTGGCATGGAGCAGTACATTAATGCCCGCCCTAGCCAACTCTCAGGCGGTCAGCAGCAGCGGGTTGCAATTGCACGGGCGATTAGCATGGACCCAGAGATTTTGCTATTTGACGAACCAACTAGTGCACTTGACCCAGAAATGGTCGGCGAAGTTTTGAGCGTTATGCAAAACTTGGCCACTACTGGTTTAACGATGATTATCGTTACCCATGAAATGGCTTTTGCCCGTGATATTTCCGATCAGATTTTCTTTATCAGTGATGGTGTAATTGCTGAACAAGGCAATCCTGACCAATTGTTTAATCATCCGCAAAATGAAAAAACAGCGAAGTTCTTAAGTAACTTCCAGAATAATTAG
- the fdrA gene encoding DUF1116 domain-containing protein, translated as MLKTVILKDNYQDSINLMLLTNKINELADVEMSQIMMGTEANKDILANTGLLTEKAKTASPNDLMVVVRSDDNEVMDKVLPTVQSFLEDLSTKKTESDEDTVAVDNWDDALKALPDANLALFSIPGEYGAPEMEKALKHNLNVFSFTDNVSIEDEVKLKKLAHKKGLLMMGPDCGTGVISSIPLAFTNVVSPGNIGIVGASGTGIQEVTTIIDRLGNGVIHAIGTGGRDLSNEVDAITVKDAIAALEDHEPTDVICVISKPPAKKVRDEVMQILESCDKPVVADFLGERPTHYEGNVYLAHTLEETAKIAVDLAAGKEVKKNYFEKVELPANVKTLADDKTIKGLYSGGTLANEAGMLISEALDLGHLTKEKGYILKTEGYDVIDLGDDVYTQGKPHPMIDPEVRINKMREYCQDPHTGVILLDVVLGYGASDDMAGALIPVIDEEIDKAEKAGRPLYFVATVVGTNKDPQNYDETVERLKEHGVLVEKSNAKAVQLALKLKGIQISEPDKTNIPYTGKKIALPTVSNEVKELLATKPRVINIGINSFTDSIIKYGGKTVQFNWKPRANGNKRMIKLLDALEKYDDKIDADNEKVIQRFKDAKPFLTDVVPAKTVIPELNTEHKTLLHAGPPITYTEMTGPMQGSCVGAAIFEGWAKDEIEARKLLENGEISLMPCHSVHAVGPMGGITSGNMPVVIVENRLDNTRAYCTLNEGIGKVLRFGAYSQEVIDRLVWMRDVLGPVLSKALKKTEDGLNLNVLIARSITMGDEFHQRNIAASANFLCSIAPLISELDISEKDRYDVIKFLADTDQFFLNIMMATGKSIADAARKYQKGTIVTAMARNGRDFGIRIAGMGDQWFKAPVNTPKGLYFAGFSEDDANPDIGDSSITETVGVGGMAMVAAPGVTRFVGAGGFEDALRISNSMEKINTTHNPNWSIPTWDFKGTNLGIDIRKVVETGIEPIINTGIAHKKPGVGQIGAGTVKAPIACFEKALEAYAKTLGIEVD; from the coding sequence ATGCTTAAGACAGTAATCTTAAAGGATAACTATCAGGATTCAATTAATCTTATGCTATTGACGAATAAGATTAACGAGCTGGCCGATGTAGAAATGAGCCAGATCATGATGGGTACTGAAGCGAATAAGGATATTTTGGCTAATACTGGCTTGTTAACTGAGAAGGCTAAAACTGCATCACCCAATGATTTAATGGTAGTTGTTAGAAGTGATGACAATGAGGTTATGGATAAAGTTTTACCAACTGTTCAGTCATTCCTGGAAGATCTTTCTACTAAAAAGACTGAATCTGATGAAGACACAGTGGCGGTTGATAATTGGGATGATGCATTAAAGGCATTGCCAGATGCGAATTTGGCTTTATTTAGCATACCTGGAGAATACGGAGCTCCAGAAATGGAAAAGGCTTTGAAACATAATTTAAATGTGTTCTCATTTACGGATAATGTTTCAATCGAAGATGAAGTTAAATTAAAGAAATTAGCCCATAAAAAAGGCTTACTAATGATGGGACCTGATTGTGGCACGGGTGTTATTTCAAGTATTCCATTGGCGTTTACTAATGTTGTCTCACCCGGAAATATTGGCATTGTTGGTGCTTCAGGAACTGGAATTCAAGAAGTAACGACCATTATTGACAGATTGGGCAATGGTGTTATTCATGCCATAGGTACCGGTGGACGTGATTTAAGTAATGAGGTAGATGCAATTACGGTTAAAGATGCAATTGCGGCTTTAGAAGATCATGAGCCAACGGATGTGATTTGTGTCATTTCTAAACCACCTGCAAAAAAGGTTAGAGATGAAGTTATGCAGATTCTTGAAAGCTGTGATAAGCCCGTTGTTGCTGACTTTTTAGGTGAGCGACCTACTCATTATGAAGGTAATGTTTATTTAGCTCATACATTAGAAGAAACGGCTAAGATTGCTGTTGATTTGGCAGCTGGTAAAGAAGTTAAAAAGAATTATTTTGAAAAAGTTGAACTACCAGCTAATGTTAAAACACTAGCAGACGATAAAACTATTAAGGGACTCTATTCAGGTGGAACTTTGGCTAATGAAGCCGGCATGCTGATTTCTGAAGCACTTGACTTAGGGCACTTAACAAAGGAAAAAGGATATATTCTAAAAACTGAGGGATATGATGTCATTGATTTAGGAGATGATGTTTATACCCAAGGAAAGCCACACCCAATGATTGATCCAGAGGTTCGGATTAATAAAATGCGCGAATATTGTCAGGATCCACATACTGGGGTCATTTTACTTGATGTAGTGTTGGGATATGGCGCAAGCGATGATATGGCTGGTGCTTTAATTCCAGTAATTGATGAAGAAATTGATAAGGCTGAAAAAGCTGGCAGACCATTATACTTTGTTGCCACTGTTGTAGGAACGAATAAAGATCCGCAAAATTATGATGAAACAGTTGAGCGCTTAAAAGAACATGGCGTTTTAGTTGAGAAGAGCAATGCAAAGGCTGTTCAACTAGCATTAAAGTTAAAAGGAATTCAAATTTCTGAGCCAGATAAAACAAATATTCCATATACAGGGAAGAAAATTGCATTACCAACAGTTAGCAACGAAGTAAAGGAATTATTAGCTACAAAACCACGAGTAATTAATATTGGTATTAATAGTTTTACCGATTCGATTATTAAATATGGTGGAAAAACTGTTCAATTCAATTGGAAGCCACGCGCTAATGGTAATAAGCGGATGATTAAGTTATTAGATGCACTAGAAAAGTATGATGACAAGATTGACGCAGACAATGAAAAGGTAATTCAAAGATTTAAGGATGCGAAACCGTTTCTGACTGATGTAGTTCCTGCTAAGACTGTTATTCCTGAACTGAATACTGAGCACAAGACATTGTTGCATGCAGGACCGCCAATTACATATACAGAAATGACAGGACCTATGCAGGGCTCATGTGTTGGTGCAGCAATATTTGAGGGCTGGGCAAAAGATGAGATTGAGGCACGAAAGTTATTGGAAAATGGAGAAATAAGTTTAATGCCTTGTCATTCTGTTCATGCCGTCGGACCAATGGGTGGAATTACATCAGGAAATATGCCTGTTGTCATTGTTGAAAACAGATTAGACAATACGAGAGCTTATTGCACCTTGAATGAAGGTATAGGTAAGGTTTTGAGATTTGGAGCATACTCTCAAGAAGTTATTGATCGGCTAGTTTGGATGAGGGATGTACTCGGTCCAGTCTTATCAAAAGCTTTAAAGAAAACTGAGGATGGCCTTAACTTAAATGTCTTAATAGCACGTTCTATTACAATGGGAGATGAGTTCCATCAAAGAAATATTGCCGCTTCAGCAAACTTCTTATGTTCAATAGCGCCACTAATTAGTGAACTAGATATTAGTGAGAAAGACAGATACGATGTAATTAAATTTTTAGCAGATACTGATCAATTCTTCCTCAACATTATGATGGCTACTGGCAAGTCAATTGCTGATGCTGCAAGAAAGTATCAAAAAGGTACTATCGTAACTGCAATGGCTAGAAATGGACGTGATTTTGGTATCCGTATTGCTGGTATGGGAGACCAATGGTTTAAAGCACCTGTAAATACTCCTAAGGGCCTTTATTTTGCAGGCTTTTCAGAGGATGACGCTAATCCCGACATTGGCGATTCTTCAATTACAGAAACTGTTGGTGTAGGCGGTATGGCCATGGTAGCAGCTCCTGGTGTAACAAGATTTGTTGGTGCAGGCGGTTTTGAAGATGCATTAAGAATTTCCAATTCCATGGAGAAGATTAATACTACTCACAATCCAAATTGGTCGATTCCAACTTGGGACTTTAAAGGCACGAACTTGGGCATTGATATTAGAAAAGTAGTAGAAACTGGCATTGAGCCAATTATTAACACAGGTATTGCACATAAAAAACCAGGTGTTGGTCAGATTGGTGCTGGTACTGTTAAAGCGCCAATAGCCTGCTTTGAAAAGGCTTTGGAAGCCTATGCTAAGACCTTAGGTATCGAAGTTGATTAA
- a CDS encoding PucR family transcriptional regulator yields the protein MKLYDLLELPIFKESKILTPKLERNTEIKSVMVLEALDIEKWSRKNQIILTSFYALKQLSPDEMNTFFEKMVRIGISGIIVKVDRLIKQVPNWFIDLCYQNKIPLIKVGTELNYEQIILAIYQPILNNQSLVLENYYKTRQRLIPLADSLASYQVLVAEFNNITHYPCSLYLASNSTSYKSKDMPEKMVIKERSPYTEEDSEFVKNKYFLYTLESLATNQIYNATRIEFSTNNVNQRNSLLVIHKTQKLSESETMIFENFIDIIQNKLQTEYALKQKEYAHLNNIADAILQYPLLDERELDTLLDEVNLNHYKYYQACAFFTTNLSKMDLYNIRAILQGLKRYSIYSEHHDYMIILFNIESHSDQLDSALIKKKLSKYFQKRSSLSIVISFIKTKNNLQTILDECLQALSFNAKIFINYVFSIERLGIFRYFLSIKDPSTLNKFIPQNLIDLKKDNYDLFKTLKIFFDTNKNYKKAAELLFVHEKTVRYRIKKIQGLLDLDLENQTELINYQISTYLLSMEKNNET from the coding sequence ATGAAACTATACGATCTGCTAGAATTACCAATTTTCAAAGAAAGCAAAATTTTAACACCAAAATTGGAAAGAAATACTGAAATTAAGTCTGTAATGGTTTTAGAGGCTTTAGATATTGAAAAATGGTCACGCAAAAATCAAATCATTTTGACCTCTTTTTATGCATTAAAGCAATTATCGCCCGATGAGATGAATACTTTTTTTGAAAAGATGGTACGGATCGGGATTAGTGGAATTATCGTGAAAGTTGATCGACTGATTAAACAAGTACCAAATTGGTTTATAGACCTTTGCTATCAAAATAAAATTCCGTTAATCAAAGTGGGTACGGAGTTAAATTATGAACAAATAATATTAGCTATCTATCAGCCAATTTTAAATAATCAATCGTTAGTCTTGGAGAACTACTATAAAACAAGACAAAGATTAATACCTTTAGCTGATAGTCTAGCTTCTTACCAAGTTTTAGTAGCCGAATTTAATAATATAACTCACTATCCTTGCTCGTTATATTTAGCTTCAAACTCAACCTCTTATAAAAGCAAAGATATGCCTGAAAAAATGGTAATTAAGGAAAGGAGTCCCTATACAGAAGAAGATTCTGAATTTGTGAAAAACAAATATTTTTTGTACACTCTTGAATCTTTGGCTACAAATCAAATATATAACGCCACAAGAATTGAGTTTTCAACGAATAATGTTAATCAACGTAATTCACTCTTAGTAATTCATAAAACTCAAAAATTAAGTGAATCAGAGACAATGATTTTCGAAAATTTCATTGATATTATTCAGAATAAATTACAAACGGAATATGCTTTAAAGCAAAAAGAGTACGCCCACTTAAATAATATTGCAGATGCGATTTTGCAATACCCACTTTTGGATGAAAGAGAGCTTGATACACTGCTAGATGAAGTAAATTTAAATCATTACAAGTATTATCAAGCTTGTGCTTTTTTTACTACTAATTTGAGTAAAATGGATCTTTATAATATTCGAGCAATACTTCAAGGACTTAAGCGCTACAGCATTTACTCAGAACACCACGACTATATGATCATTCTTTTTAATATTGAAAGTCACTCTGATCAGTTAGATTCTGCACTAATAAAAAAGAAGTTGTCTAAGTATTTTCAAAAGCGTTCAAGTCTTTCAATTGTAATTAGCTTTATTAAGACAAAAAATAACTTGCAAACCATTTTAGATGAATGCTTGCAGGCCTTGAGTTTTAACGCAAAAATTTTTATTAATTATGTTTTCTCAATTGAAAGACTAGGTATATTTAGATATTTCTTGTCAATCAAAGACCCTAGCACTTTAAATAAATTCATCCCTCAAAATTTAATAGATTTGAAAAAAGATAATTATGATTTATTTAAAACGCTAAAAATATTTTTTGACACAAATAAAAATTACAAAAAAGCTGCTGAACTATTATTTGTACACGAAAAAACCGTCCGCTACAGGATTAAAAAGATTCAAGGTTTATTAGATCTTGATCTTGAAAACCAAACTGAACTAATCAATTATCAAATCTCAACTTATTTACTTAGTATGGAGAAAAATAATGAAACATAA
- the arcC gene encoding carbamate kinase, producing the protein MATSVIALGGNAILEKDPTDIGQKETVNRAARYIVEYIKAGNKVAICHGNGPQVGNLLLQQNAANSKKNPAFRLDTCGAMTEGSIGYWIQQGLDNASKDLGQNIKSLTVITQSEVDKNDPSFRSPSKPIGPFYTKKEVIELQKNSNDMFIEDAGRGYRKVVPSPKPIKIVERDIIKDTVNAGIVPVVAGGGGIPVIVEGNQIKGVEAVIDKDFGSEKVAEGISADNLIILTAVDSVYINFGQENQKALNHITVAEAEEYIKQGQFAKGSMLPKIQAAILFVMDHPDRKAIITSISNLPNISQNAGTLITDK; encoded by the coding sequence ATGGCTACTAGTGTAATCGCCCTAGGTGGGAATGCAATTCTAGAGAAAGATCCAACCGATATTGGGCAAAAAGAAACGGTTAATAGGGCAGCAAGATATATTGTTGAATATATAAAGGCTGGAAATAAAGTGGCAATTTGTCACGGTAATGGTCCGCAAGTGGGTAATTTGTTGTTGCAACAGAATGCCGCTAATTCTAAGAAAAATCCTGCTTTTAGACTTGATACCTGTGGGGCAATGACAGAGGGTAGCATTGGTTATTGGATTCAACAAGGGCTAGATAATGCTTCTAAAGATCTTGGTCAAAATATCAAATCTCTTACGGTTATTACCCAATCTGAAGTTGATAAAAATGATCCATCTTTCAGGTCTCCAAGTAAGCCGATAGGCCCCTTTTATACCAAAAAAGAAGTAATTGAATTACAAAAAAATAGTAATGATATGTTTATAGAAGATGCTGGTCGTGGATATAGAAAAGTAGTACCTTCTCCTAAACCAATAAAAATAGTCGAAAGAGATATTATTAAAGATACTGTAAATGCTGGTATTGTGCCGGTTGTAGCAGGTGGTGGAGGTATACCTGTTATTGTAGAAGGCAATCAAATAAAAGGTGTAGAAGCTGTTATTGATAAAGATTTTGGTTCTGAGAAAGTTGCAGAGGGGATTTCAGCTGATAATTTAATAATTTTAACAGCTGTAGATAGTGTTTATATCAATTTTGGTCAAGAAAATCAAAAAGCTTTGAATCATATAACGGTTGCTGAAGCCGAAGAATATATAAAACAAGGACAATTTGCGAAGGGAAGTATGTTACCCAAGATTCAAGCCGCAATTTTATTTGTTATGGATCATCCAGATAGAAAGGCAATAATTACATCAATTTCTAATTTACCAAATATTTCTCAAAACGCTGGTACCTTAATAACTGATAAGTAA
- a CDS encoding MFS transporter produces MKNDEEAVKVSKNYWIRVVIIFFLGWILMYGTRTIFNPIMGIVGKQFGLNNTQLGLANSIFFLTYAVFQVPFGALGDKYGRKLVITIGFLVLAVMSWLSGIAASFTLFLIIRALAGVGQASYYGPQYALSSEAIPEDKLTLGTAIINSGMAFGTSGGYLLSSYLVLQNHQSWKVPFFVVAVPTAILAVLFYTCLKEKVYRPKKAEKVSENQPKEKVSLKKIFTNKNLVAAFVLCFCSIYANFVIITWLPSFLISNRGFEGGSVGFISSLVPWASIPGALVFAKLADKTGSTKKWIYLLVPLSIISVFAIAFVSNKVLLIAVLILYGLTGKLAIDPIIVAYVTKKAPSGSLSTTLSAYNFIGMSGSILAPYITGWLADVTGQMEIGFYLGCGLLIIGLIVFAVLATDSKKGETAV; encoded by the coding sequence ATGAAAAATGACGAAGAAGCCGTAAAGGTTTCTAAAAACTATTGGATAAGAGTCGTCATTATATTCTTCTTAGGTTGGATATTAATGTATGGAACGCGTACCATTTTTAATCCAATTATGGGAATCGTTGGCAAACAGTTTGGTTTAAATAATACTCAGCTGGGATTAGCCAATAGCATATTCTTTTTGACCTATGCTGTCTTCCAAGTACCATTTGGGGCGCTAGGTGACAAGTATGGAAGAAAATTGGTGATTACTATTGGGTTTCTTGTTTTAGCTGTGATGAGTTGGTTATCAGGAATTGCAGCTAGTTTTACTTTATTTCTGATAATTAGAGCTCTTGCTGGTGTTGGTCAAGCTTCCTATTATGGTCCACAATATGCGCTGTCTTCAGAAGCTATTCCAGAAGATAAGTTAACTCTTGGTACTGCAATCATCAACTCAGGTATGGCTTTTGGTACTTCTGGTGGATACCTGCTTTCAAGCTATTTAGTATTACAAAATCATCAAAGTTGGAAAGTTCCTTTCTTTGTAGTAGCTGTCCCAACAGCTATCTTGGCAGTTTTATTTTATACATGTTTAAAGGAGAAAGTTTATAGACCTAAAAAGGCTGAAAAAGTATCAGAGAATCAGCCAAAAGAAAAGGTTTCTCTTAAAAAGATTTTCACCAATAAAAATTTGGTTGCGGCATTTGTTCTTTGCTTTTGTAGTATTTATGCCAATTTTGTAATTATTACTTGGCTACCATCGTTTTTAATTTCCAATAGGGGATTCGAAGGTGGCAGTGTAGGATTTATTTCTTCGTTAGTGCCCTGGGCTTCCATACCGGGTGCTCTAGTATTTGCTAAATTAGCCGATAAAACTGGTAGTACAAAAAAATGGATCTACCTTCTAGTACCGTTATCAATTATTTCAGTATTTGCGATTGCTTTTGTTTCCAATAAAGTTTTGCTAATAGCAGTACTTATTTTATATGGGCTAACCGGTAAGCTGGCAATTGATCCTATTATTGTAGCCTATGTTACAAAGAAAGCTCCATCAGGTTCTTTATCAACAACATTAAGTGCTTATAACTTTATTGGTATGTCAGGTTCCATTTTGGCACCTTATATCACTGGCTGGCTAGCAGATGTGACTGGACAAATGGAAATCGGTTTTTATTTAGGCTGTGGTCTATTAATAATTGGCTTGATTGTATTTGCTGTACTGGCAACTGACTCAAAGAAGGGAGAAACAGCTGTATAA
- a CDS encoding DUF2877 domain-containing protein → MINSHVVQISSYINPITKFGKIGKIHSIFTHSINIQIGYHLVNIGCFENYLSCFGMNIPENILQSIIHSVGKNEIVKFSNDYLYFYTKDGIKKISLVDSNIVDLKINAFSQFPKAELKKVLKILERKKLDQRIGLPNNSLFKTFTEEMTTFKNLNIEQVVTWLLGRGKGLTPSGDDILCGYIFILLLVGKATNYLSNFIEQIISNLSLTTDVSKAYLICATQGYVNSKVYQLYESLKNHDLKNIDRELNSILNIGHTSGNDLSYGIELGILASLNTPESMKGANNEK, encoded by the coding sequence TTGATTAATTCTCATGTTGTTCAAATTAGTAGTTACATTAATCCCATTACTAAATTTGGCAAAATAGGCAAAATACATTCAATATTCACCCACTCTATTAATATTCAAATTGGTTATCACTTAGTAAATATTGGCTGTTTTGAGAATTACTTGTCCTGCTTTGGGATGAACATTCCTGAAAACATTTTGCAATCAATTATTCATAGTGTGGGAAAAAACGAAATAGTTAAATTTTCAAATGATTATCTCTACTTCTATACCAAAGATGGGATTAAAAAGATTAGTTTAGTAGATTCAAATATAGTTGACTTAAAAATTAATGCGTTTAGTCAGTTTCCAAAAGCTGAATTAAAAAAAGTCCTGAAAATCCTGGAAAGAAAAAAATTAGATCAAAGAATAGGGCTACCCAACAATAGTTTGTTCAAAACTTTTACTGAGGAAATGACTACATTTAAGAATCTTAATATTGAGCAAGTTGTTACTTGGTTACTTGGCAGAGGAAAGGGATTAACGCCAAGCGGTGATGATATCCTTTGTGGTTACATTTTCATACTATTATTAGTTGGCAAAGCAACTAATTATTTATCAAACTTTATTGAACAAATAATTAGTAATCTGAGTCTTACTACTGATGTGAGTAAAGCTTATCTAATTTGTGCAACACAAGGATACGTTAATTCCAAAGTTTATCAATTATATGAATCCTTGAAAAATCATGATTTAAAAAATATAGACCGTGAGCTAAATTCCATTCTTAATATTGGCCATACTTCGGGTAATGATTTGAGTTATGGGATTGAACTGGGTATTTTAGCTAGTTTAAATACTCCTGAGTCTATGAAAGGAGCGAATAATGAAAAATGA